Sequence from the Pelodiscus sinensis isolate JC-2024 chromosome 30, ASM4963464v1, whole genome shotgun sequence genome:
GATGTGAGATGTAGGCCCCTTTGTGCAACACCCAGCACAGACACACAGTAAGCGAGTGTCCCCACTTGAATGTGATACACATCAAATAGCCGATTTAATTATCCATTTATAAcagatggtgaaactgaggcacagagtgatcTAGTGCATTATTCAAAGTCACCTAGAGAGTCTTCTACAGAGCCTACACTAAAACCTAGCTCTCAGGCACCCCTGTACCTCGACTTAGCCTTCAAATAATTTCCATGGCCTCCATGAATGCAGCTGTGTTGAACTGATACAGTTCTCAGTTATCACATTCTTCATGCATCACCTGCACCCTACTGGAGGGGATCTCATGAGAAATTCTTTGGTGGCCTCAGCATGTGACCCCCCAACACTAGCGGGGGTCTGCTCTCACACTCTTATAAAGTacctgtgatgaatgggagggtgCTACCCTTTTCTGGGCATTCCAGCCAGTCCGTTAACTAAATTGCCAGTTAATGATTAAAACCACAGACAGTGGGTCCAAAGAGTTTCCAGGAAGTATTGGCAGAAAGTCAATGAAAACAGAGtgtggggttttgaattggaagcaatTACCTTCCTGATGCAATTTTTGTGTGACCAGAGCACAGCTGGGCAGACATGAAttgagccagggcagcagggcatgGAGGATCCAACAACATCCATGCCTAGAGAAGGACTAAACCTTAGAACaacagagatgtgagtagaacagggaatgtttagtcaggtgtgatcaggttattttctttcttttggagtttgttgaacttctctgtgctaaggtcatgtgcccccttctcccactgtAACCTTTAAATAGAATCTCAGGGAAGCAATTCCCTGTGttttaatctgccttttttcaGTTGCGCTATAACAAGGAGCAATCAAGTAATGTTTGATAATGTCTGTCGTCTTCATTTGGTTAATAagatcacctttttaagactgtGATCTGACTCCTGAGTCCTAGAAGGCAagaggttctgtgtgcacatgccaCAGACTACAAAGCCAGCTATTAAGGAATTGAAGGTTTTCCTCAAGCTCTCTCCGAGGGAGGGCTAAAGAGCTTGAGAGCACCCACAGGCAGGAATTTCCAAGTGTGTCTTCTTGGGCTCTCAATGGGTTTTTGCATTTGGCTGGTGGCAGCATACCACCCCATGTCAGGgagtctgtgaccttggggagtttatAAATAAAAGTGGCAGGCCTCTTGCAGTCTCCCTCTTCTTCACTCGCAGTGCCAgtgtgggaaacagccttgacagtactgaattagcctcaggaaacacAAATCAATCTGCACATCCAAAGGAGTGTATTTTTTTATTGCTGTTGTGAAAAGTGGTAGTAACAAGCATACACATCCAGAGGCATAgagagggtgttatgcgcccgaaggcaaaggcaaaatttgcattcccccccagctgccaccacatggcggggccccaaacctggtgcacgGCTGAGCCTGAGACTGAAAGGAGGGCAGGGAGCTTGTACTGCGTCTTCCCCTAACCCCTCTAGTTTAAGGCTGGGCCCCCAAATGCACTAACCTGCCAGCAGAGATGGAGAAAGgttaggctgggggcagagaagcgggGAGCAGGTTTCAGCCAGCCGTGGCAGGTGAAAGAGGAGCAGGTGAACTGAGGGATGacggggggagcggagggggaatAAATTGGTGCTCCCCTAgcgtggtgcccaggggcaactgccccccccatcctcccctcactatgccactgtACAAGACTCACTTTTCACAGCCCTGGGAAGTCTGGGTCTGAAGGTCTGCATGGGGTatccagggaggcagcaggggccaaAGTCAGTGCCATAGAGGGGCTTGGCCAAGGGAAGCCAGAGATGGTGGGGGGAGAGTTAAGCGTGAAGCCCTGGGGCCGGAGCCCAAAGCCTCACAACCAGAGTCTGCCTCCTCCCCATGGGATGAAGCCCAAATACAGAGCCCCACCCACCATCCCTGGGGAACTCACGGGGGGCTCAATCCTTGCTGGGAGCCCTAGAAACCAACACAAAGACTTGCACCCAGGAGCACCACCCCAGTGACAGCCCCAAAGGCTGTGCCAATAAGAAAAGGCCCTGGTGGGCACGTGGGAAATGCTGCAGGGCCTCCTGTAACCCAACTGCCCCAGCTCAAGCAGAGCCAATTTCCTTTGAATATCCCTGGTGCTAACCCTAGAATAACACCAGTGGCCTTCTCCCTCATCCTGGGCCATCTCCACTGACCTCCTCCCCGGTCTGCCTCTGCATCACTGCATAAGGGGCATGAGCAAACAAATTGCTCACAGTTTGACACAGCTGAATGCAAGCATGTGCCTCTGTGACGCAGTGGGgggaccttgctggttgctatgctgggcagtgggttgtgagtgactccactggctgctggctgcagcacggcccagcagggcaggggatgagtcattatgcaaggggggctaagaacctgtctgaccagtgatctcccagggagcggaacaatgggaagaaggggagtggagccctggctgggggcagggctggaagagagtgagggagtgagtttctgtctgggagcatggaggacacagcctagggaaaggggctgtaatttaggggcccagtctcccctatctcaaggggggctgaggcatcctagggctggcctgtaaccagatgacatctgtgctgtgctgtatcctggagaagcaataaacaccctctattctactggctggcggagcctgtCCGTgtcattacgggggtgcaggagacgggaaaaccccaacgcgctgtcacagcCTCTAGGGACAAGGGACCGATGCTGTGCTAACAGGACTGAGGACGCAACACTCAGGagaggaggcactgaggaggaccTGGGGGGCTGTGGTGGAGACTTAGCTGAACGAGAGCTCCCAGTGCCACGCTGGGGCCAAACCAGCTAGTGCGACCTTAAGATGCACAAAGGAGGAATTTTGAGTAGGAGCAGAAAGGAGATTTTGCTGCTCTGGCCCTGGTGCGACCACTGCTGGAGTGGTGTCCCGTTCTGGTCTGCACACTTCCCCAGCGGTAAACTGGAGAGGATTAGGGGGAGAGCCACGAAAATAATCGGAGCAGAAAATCTGCCTTATGAGAATGGACTAGAAGACCCTGAGCTCTGTAAAGCTGGGTAATAAGGCTGAGATTGTCAAAGTCCTCTGCAAGGTCTGTACTTTCCGAAGCCTCTTCATTTTTGATGCGGAGACCCAGATTAGAAAGAAGGGGCTGtgctgggatggggcagagaaAGAGATTCACAAAAGGCACAGAGTGGTCATGCGGATGCATTCGTAGGTGTATTTCCCTGCAGCCTCATGTACTATGTCAACGCGCAGGCGTCAGgccccctctcagttttctcagaGCATCTTTCACCTCCTTGTTGCGCAGGGTGTAGATGACCGGGTTCAGCAAGGGTGTCACTATGTAGCCAAAGAGCTCCACAGCCGTCACCATCACTTTgctcagctggggctgggtgtAGATCACGGCACAGGGCCCAAAGAACAGCGTCACCACCACCAGATGGGAGGCACAAGTGGAAGCCGCTTTGCGCCGCCCTTCAGCTGAGTTCATCTTCACGACGGAGTAAACGATGCGGATGTAGGAGGCGAGGATGAGAGAGAAGCAGGTCATGGGCACCAAACCAGTGTTGGTGAAGGTCACGGTCTCAATGATGTGCGTGTCCCCACAGGCCAGCTTGGCCACAGGGAAGATGTCACAGAAGAAATAGTCTATCACGTTGGACCCGCAGTAGGGCAGCGTGAAGGTCAGGCTGGCGAGGATGGTGGCGTGgaaggagctggtgatccaggcaCCTGCAGCCAGGAGGACGCACACCCTGCGGTTCATGATGAGCAGGTAGCGCagtgggtggcagatggccacgtaccggtcgtaggccatgacCGTGTAGAGCAGGCACTCGGTGCTGGCCAGGAAGTGGTAAAAAAAGACCTGGGACATGCACCCTCCCATTGAGATGATTCTGTTCTTGGCCCAGAGGTTGGCGAGCAATTTGGGGATGCTGACAGAAGAGAATCCAAGGTCCACGACAGCGAGGTTgcagaggaagaagtacatgggggtgtgcaggcgggggtcgCCAAGGACGGCTGAGAGGATGAGCAGGTTGCCCAGCAGGGTGCAGAGGTAGAAGGCTAAGAAGGTGAAGAAGAGGATGGTCTGGAGGCCGTCGGTGTTGGGGATCCCGAGGAGGATGAAATGAGTCACCATCGTGTGGTTGCCCAGCGCCATTTGGGCCTCATTCCTGGGGTAGGGCAGAGAAATAAAGCCAGGGAGTTACTGAAACAACCCTACGGCTGCAATGTTtacccttcccaccctgcccccaggactCCCTTCCCTCAGGAGTGGGGAATATTTCTGTCTTTGCCATGCCCACTGGGGTC
This genomic interval carries:
- the LOC102445676 gene encoding putative olfactory receptor 10D4 — encoded protein: MALGNHTMVTHFILLGIPNTDGLQTILFFTFLAFYLCTLLGNLLILSAVLGDPRLHTPMYFFLCNLAVVDLGFSSVSIPKLLANLWAKNRIISMGGCMSQVFFYHFLASTECLLYTVMAYDRYVAICHPLRYLLIMNRRVCVLLAAGAWITSSFHATILASLTFTLPYCGSNVIDYFFCDIFPVAKLACGDTHIIETVTFTNTGLVPMTCFSLILASYIRIVYSVVKMNSAEGRRKAASTCASHLVVVTLFFGPCAVIYTQPQLSKVMVTAVELFGYIVTPLLNPVIYTLRNKEVKDALRKLRGGLTPAR